A part of Acetonema longum DSM 6540 genomic DNA contains:
- a CDS encoding 2-oxoacid:acceptor oxidoreductase family protein has translation MTHEMIIAGFGGQGIMVMGQLLTYAGMLEEKNVSWIPSYGPEMRGGTANCSIIVADEPIGAPIVSESSAVVAMNLPSLDKFESTLRPGGILIINSSLIDKQAQRTDIKIFRVPANDIANELGNAKVANMVALGALVAATKAVDTESVVKAFAKMFAKKPELLAINKTAINRGVEQIH, from the coding sequence ATGACACACGAAATGATTATCGCCGGCTTCGGCGGCCAGGGTATCATGGTAATGGGACAGTTATTAACCTATGCCGGCATGCTGGAAGAGAAAAATGTTTCATGGATTCCCTCCTACGGTCCGGAAATGCGGGGCGGCACCGCAAACTGCTCAATCATCGTAGCGGACGAACCCATCGGTGCTCCCATTGTTTCGGAATCTTCCGCTGTGGTGGCGATGAACCTGCCTTCCCTGGATAAGTTTGAGTCAACCCTGCGGCCTGGCGGCATTCTGATTATTAATAGCTCTCTGATCGATAAACAAGCCCAAAGGACGGATATTAAGATTTTTCGCGTTCCGGCCAACGACATTGCCAATGAATTGGGCAATGCAAAAGTGGCTAATATGGTGGCTCTAGGTGCCTTAGTAGCTGCCACCAAGGCTGTTGACACTGAATCAGTAGTCAAAGCCTTCGCCAAAATGTTTGCTAAAAAGCCGGAATTGCTGGCTATTAACAAAACAGCGATTAACCGTGGTGTTGAGCAGATTCATTAA
- a CDS encoding thiamine pyrophosphate-dependent enzyme, with protein MAEVLFARPKALLDVPFHYCPGCHHGIIHRLVAEVIDELGVGEITIGVAPVGCSVLAYEYFNCDMLEAAHGRAPAVATGVKRVHPDAVVFTYQGDGDLAAIGCAEIVHAAARGEKITTVFVNNAIYGMTGGQMAPTTLIDQVTNTSPYGRKSAEAGLPIRMCEMLSTLDGAKYITRVAINNAVNMAKAKAAIKKAFELQLSGAGFSMVEVLSTCPTNWGMTPLEASDWLEKNMIPYYPLGVYKSPEGGSK; from the coding sequence ATGGCGGAAGTTTTGTTTGCCAGGCCTAAAGCTCTGCTTGATGTGCCATTCCACTACTGTCCGGGCTGCCATCACGGCATTATTCATCGCTTAGTTGCTGAAGTCATCGATGAATTGGGCGTGGGAGAAATAACCATCGGCGTAGCGCCGGTAGGTTGTTCTGTCCTGGCTTATGAGTATTTTAACTGCGATATGCTGGAAGCCGCTCATGGTCGGGCACCGGCAGTAGCCACCGGCGTAAAGAGAGTTCATCCGGACGCAGTGGTCTTTACCTATCAAGGTGACGGAGATTTGGCAGCTATTGGCTGTGCTGAAATCGTTCATGCTGCCGCCAGGGGTGAAAAAATCACCACCGTGTTTGTAAACAACGCCATCTACGGTATGACCGGCGGACAAATGGCGCCCACTACCCTGATTGATCAGGTGACCAACACCTCTCCCTATGGCCGGAAAAGTGCCGAGGCCGGCCTGCCGATCCGTATGTGCGAAATGCTGTCCACCCTGGACGGTGCCAAATACATCACTCGCGTGGCCATCAATAACGCTGTCAATATGGCCAAAGCCAAAGCTGCCATAAAAAAGGCTTTTGAACTGCAATTGTCCGGCGCGGGCTTTTCCATGGTGGAAGTACTGTCCACCTGTCCTACCAACTGGGGAATGACCCCTCTGGAAGCTTCTGATTGGCTGGAAAAAAATATGATCCCTTATTATCCGCTGGGGGTCTATAAGTCGCCGGAAGGAGGTTCTAAATAA
- a CDS encoding 3-methyl-2-oxobutanoate dehydrogenase subunit VorB has protein sequence MAEKVLMKGNEAIGEAAIVAGCRHYFGYPITPQTELTEYMAKRMPLVNGVFLQAESEVAAINMVYGAAGAGARVMTSSSSPGFSLKQEGISYAAGAELPCVIVNVMRGGPGLGSIQPGQADYFQSTKGGGHGDYRNIVLAPNSVQELVDVTVLAFDLADQYRNPVLILGDGALGQMMEPVEFKASQSKAPEKPWAATGMKKRSQPNVINSLYLQPDALEKHNIRLQEKYSLIQKNEIRYEQLMTEDAELVLVAYGITSRIVRSAMEKARKNGMKVGLFRPISLWPFPEEALQRIASRVKMLLTVELSAGQMVEDVRLAANGQCPVYFFGRTGGIIPSPQAVYDQIVTTYKKGGK, from the coding sequence ATGGCTGAAAAAGTATTGATGAAGGGAAATGAAGCCATAGGGGAGGCGGCTATTGTCGCCGGCTGCCGGCATTACTTCGGCTATCCTATTACGCCGCAAACCGAATTGACTGAATATATGGCGAAGCGCATGCCGCTGGTGAACGGAGTTTTTTTGCAAGCCGAAAGTGAAGTGGCTGCGATTAACATGGTTTACGGAGCGGCAGGCGCCGGGGCCAGAGTGATGACTTCCTCTTCCAGTCCCGGATTCAGTTTGAAGCAGGAGGGTATTTCCTATGCTGCCGGCGCGGAACTTCCCTGTGTCATTGTCAACGTCATGCGGGGAGGCCCGGGATTAGGCAGCATCCAGCCAGGCCAGGCCGACTATTTCCAATCCACCAAAGGCGGTGGTCATGGTGATTATCGCAACATCGTTTTAGCTCCTAACTCAGTGCAGGAACTGGTAGATGTTACGGTCCTGGCGTTTGACCTGGCTGATCAATATCGCAATCCGGTGCTGATTCTCGGCGACGGCGCGTTGGGGCAAATGATGGAACCGGTCGAATTCAAGGCCAGTCAAAGCAAAGCCCCGGAAAAGCCCTGGGCAGCAACCGGAATGAAAAAGCGCAGCCAGCCCAATGTCATTAATTCCCTTTACTTGCAACCGGATGCATTGGAAAAACATAATATCCGTTTGCAGGAAAAATATTCCTTGATCCAAAAAAATGAAATTCGCTATGAACAGTTGATGACCGAAGATGCGGAACTGGTCCTGGTAGCCTATGGCATCACTTCGCGCATTGTTCGTTCCGCCATGGAGAAAGCGCGGAAAAACGGCATGAAAGTAGGCTTGTTCCGACCTATTTCCCTCTGGCCTTTCCCGGAAGAAGCGCTGCAGCGAATTGCTTCACGGGTTAAGATGCTGCTGACGGTTGAGTTAAGCGCCGGTCAAATGGTAGAAGATGTCCGGCTGGCGGCTAATGGACAGTGCCCCGTTTACTTCTTTGGCCGTACCGGCGGCATAATTCCCAGCCCGCAAGCTGTTTATGATCAAATCGTAACTACTTATAAAAAAGGAGGCAAATAA
- a CDS encoding 4Fe-4S dicluster domain-containing protein, which produces MPKPVFTDERCKGCELCTRVCPKKIIVMSNRFNSKGYRCSSCSDESQCIGCMLCARTCPDLVIEIHK; this is translated from the coding sequence ATGCCAAAACCTGTATTTACAGATGAAAGATGTAAAGGATGTGAGCTGTGTACCAGAGTGTGTCCCAAAAAAATTATCGTAATGTCCAATCGTTTCAACAGCAAAGGCTATCGCTGTTCATCCTGCTCAGATGAGTCTCAGTGTATCGGTTGCATGCTTTGCGCCCGAACCTGTCCTGATTTGGTGATCGAAATTCATAAGTAG
- a CDS encoding IclR family transcriptional regulator yields MIKPGSPYPYIVASVDRALELLLILGRNPQAMGVTELGKLLNVQKSTVHSLLQTLLAKGFVQQNEAGRYMLGLRLMHLGTLCSERIDIKMIARPLMIELAQQTQEIAMLAILSREELIIIEKVEPQRPFFIIPKFDFSITLHSTAMGKLLLANADESVQARVLERGIAQYTAYTITDRHVLEQELTKVRCQGFAMGCNETIEGITCIAVPVYNAGGEVTAALSVSSASSTMNEQKRKSILQILREKARSISEGQGYPAVD; encoded by the coding sequence TTGATAAAACCTGGATCACCTTATCCTTATATTGTAGCTTCTGTAGACAGAGCACTGGAGCTTCTGCTTATCCTGGGAAGGAATCCTCAGGCTATGGGAGTGACTGAACTCGGCAAATTGCTGAACGTTCAGAAAAGTACTGTCCATAGTTTATTGCAAACCTTATTGGCAAAAGGCTTTGTACAACAGAATGAAGCGGGACGCTATATGCTGGGGTTGCGTTTGATGCACTTGGGAACCCTGTGCTCCGAACGGATTGATATTAAGATGATTGCGCGTCCTCTGATGATTGAGTTAGCGCAGCAAACCCAGGAAATCGCTATGCTGGCCATCCTGTCCAGAGAAGAACTGATCATCATTGAAAAGGTAGAACCGCAGCGGCCTTTTTTCATCATACCTAAGTTTGATTTCTCGATCACCCTGCACAGTACGGCAATGGGGAAGCTGCTGTTGGCTAATGCGGACGAGTCTGTTCAAGCAAGAGTGTTGGAACGGGGAATTGCCCAATATACAGCTTATACCATAACTGACCGGCATGTGTTAGAGCAGGAATTAACCAAAGTACGCTGCCAGGGGTTTGCCATGGGCTGTAATGAAACCATTGAAGGAATTACCTGTATCGCCGTTCCGGTATATAACGCGGGCGGAGAGGTTACAGCCGCCCTTTCGGTCTCCAGCGCCAGTTCCACCATGAATGAGCAAAAACGCAAATCCATCCTGCAAATCCTGCGGGAGAAGGCCCGCTCCATTTCCGAAGGTCAAGGATATCCGGCAGTTGACTAA
- the pduL gene encoding phosphate propanoyltransferase: MTTNKVSVGVSGRHVHVSREHLDVLYGQGYQLQPMKDLSQPGQYAAKELVDLVTEKGTFKNVRILGPERKQTQIELALTDSIKLGINPPVRDSGDLKGSPGLTISGPKGQVTITEGVIIAGRHIHMTPDDAAKFGVKDKDIVKVKTGGPRAVIFDQVLVRVNPAYSLELHIDTDEGNAAMLKNGEIVEVIK; encoded by the coding sequence ATGACAACGAATAAAGTATCTGTAGGAGTTTCCGGCAGACACGTTCATGTTTCGAGGGAACATCTGGATGTGCTGTACGGACAGGGTTACCAGCTCCAGCCGATGAAAGACTTGTCACAGCCAGGACAATATGCTGCCAAGGAATTGGTTGATCTCGTCACGGAAAAGGGCACCTTTAAAAACGTCCGGATTCTGGGACCGGAGCGTAAGCAAACCCAGATTGAGCTTGCTCTGACGGATTCCATTAAACTGGGAATCAACCCGCCGGTCAGAGACTCAGGCGATCTGAAAGGGTCGCCGGGCCTGACCATTAGCGGGCCCAAAGGTCAGGTTACGATCACTGAAGGAGTCATTATCGCCGGCCGCCATATCCATATGACACCTGATGACGCCGCAAAATTTGGTGTGAAGGATAAGGATATTGTAAAAGTAAAAACCGGCGGTCCACGGGCTGTCATTTTCGATCAGGTTCTGGTGCGGGTCAACCCGGCCTATTCCCTGGAACTCCATATTGACACCGACGAAGGTAATGCAGCAATGCTGAAAAACGGTGAAATAGTCGAAGTCATAAAGTAG
- a CDS encoding ASCH domain-containing protein, with translation MRALNFYSAEYHSQLVCRRKKCTIRLGDKTDKYGEGDIVWITVGPRFGPRRKIYTAVIDRILFKPISQLTLEDLQGENPDISKVDDVMAFLESMYEKTLASSDKVTVVYFSEILE, from the coding sequence ATGCGGGCTTTGAATTTCTATTCTGCTGAATATCACAGTCAATTGGTATGTCGCCGCAAGAAGTGCACAATCCGCTTGGGAGACAAAACCGATAAATATGGTGAAGGAGATATTGTCTGGATTACGGTTGGTCCCAGATTTGGGCCACGACGCAAAATTTACACCGCAGTAATTGACCGGATCCTGTTTAAGCCCATCTCTCAATTAACCCTAGAAGACCTGCAGGGAGAAAACCCCGACATTTCCAAAGTCGACGATGTCATGGCTTTTTTGGAATCCATGTACGAAAAGACTCTTGCATCCAGCGATAAAGTAACAGTAGTATACTTCTCCGAAATCCTGGAATAG
- the gltA gene encoding NADPH-dependent glutamate synthase, translating into MPSLRHKMPEQSAEKRRSNFSEVALGYTADTAQAEASRCLQCKTSPCRQGCPVEVNIPAFIKHIKDGQMDAAIQEIKHKNNLPAVCGRVCPQENQCEKHCVLAKRGQSVAIGRLERFAADHGQTHDNGAHPALKESLGKVAVIGAGPAGLTAAGDLAGLGYQVTVYEALHAPGGVLIYGIPEFRLPKDIVRKEIDSLKQKGVTIEVNAIAGKTFTIDELISEQGFDAVFIGTGAGLPHFMDIPGENLNGVYSANEFLTRVNLMKAYQFPATATPVHVGKNVAVVGAGNVAMDAARTSLRLGAENVYIVYRRSEDEIPARSEELEHAKEEGIQFHLLTAPVKINGNDKNWVTSLECIRMQLGEPDQSGRRRPLPLEGSNFELPVDTVIMAIGQGPNPLVQQTTPGLAVNKHGNITADEAGFTSKEGVFAGGDIVTGAATVILAMGAGKKAAAAIHDYVQGKKARNHG; encoded by the coding sequence ATGCCATCACTAAGACATAAAATGCCGGAACAATCGGCAGAAAAAAGACGCTCCAACTTCAGCGAAGTCGCTTTAGGCTATACCGCCGACACGGCCCAGGCCGAAGCCAGCCGCTGTCTGCAATGCAAAACATCCCCCTGCCGGCAGGGCTGCCCGGTGGAAGTCAACATACCTGCCTTTATCAAACATATCAAAGACGGTCAAATGGACGCCGCCATTCAGGAAATCAAGCACAAAAACAATCTGCCGGCTGTATGCGGCCGGGTCTGTCCTCAGGAAAATCAGTGCGAAAAGCATTGTGTACTGGCGAAAAGAGGACAATCTGTAGCCATTGGCCGGCTGGAACGCTTTGCCGCGGATCATGGCCAAACCCATGACAATGGAGCCCATCCTGCCCTCAAAGAATCCCTGGGCAAAGTAGCCGTCATTGGTGCCGGACCTGCCGGATTAACCGCTGCCGGTGATCTGGCCGGCCTGGGATACCAAGTAACCGTATATGAAGCCCTCCATGCGCCCGGCGGCGTCTTAATCTACGGCATTCCCGAGTTTCGTCTCCCCAAAGACATCGTCCGCAAAGAAATCGACTCCCTGAAACAAAAGGGAGTCACTATAGAAGTTAATGCCATCGCCGGTAAAACCTTCACCATTGACGAACTGATTTCAGAGCAAGGTTTTGACGCCGTATTTATCGGCACCGGAGCAGGATTGCCCCATTTCATGGATATTCCCGGCGAAAACCTGAATGGAGTCTATTCCGCTAATGAATTCTTAACCCGGGTCAACTTAATGAAGGCCTACCAATTCCCTGCCACAGCCACGCCGGTTCATGTCGGTAAAAACGTGGCAGTTGTCGGCGCCGGCAATGTAGCCATGGACGCAGCCCGCACCTCTCTCAGGCTGGGAGCGGAAAATGTCTATATCGTGTATCGGCGGTCGGAAGATGAAATTCCCGCCCGGTCAGAAGAACTGGAACATGCCAAAGAAGAAGGCATTCAGTTTCACCTGTTGACAGCCCCGGTTAAAATCAACGGCAACGACAAAAATTGGGTCACCAGCCTGGAATGTATCAGAATGCAGCTGGGCGAACCGGACCAATCCGGCCGGCGGCGTCCCCTCCCCCTTGAAGGGTCCAATTTCGAACTGCCAGTAGACACCGTAATTATGGCCATCGGTCAAGGTCCCAATCCCTTGGTGCAGCAGACCACCCCCGGTCTGGCGGTCAATAAACATGGCAATATCACAGCCGATGAAGCAGGCTTCACCTCCAAAGAAGGTGTCTTCGCCGGCGGCGACATTGTAACCGGCGCCGCTACCGTCATCCTGGCTATGGGGGCAGGCAAGAAGGCGGCTGCTGCCATTCACGACTATGTGCAAGGCAAGAAAGCCCGAAATCATGGATAA
- a CDS encoding sulfide/dihydroorotate dehydrogenase-like FAD/NAD-binding protein — MYPILEKRELSPSVKLFVVQAPAIAKKCQPGQFIILRMDEAGERIPLTIADFNRQKGTITLIFQEVGCSTRHLGRLGAGDSILDVAGPLGQATHIEKFGTVVCIGGGIGVAPVYPIARAYHEAGNKVISIIGARNAELLIMEDEMRQVSESLHITTDDGSKGRKGLVIDPLKELIAAGEDIRLVMAIGPVIMMKSVAEVTRPHSIKTLVSLNPIMVDGTGMCGGCRVSVANKNKFACVDGPEFDGHEVDFVGLMARQRMYHEAERIEREAGSCSCHH; from the coding sequence TTGTACCCTATACTAGAAAAACGAGAATTGTCGCCCAGTGTAAAACTTTTTGTGGTACAGGCGCCGGCCATCGCGAAAAAATGCCAGCCCGGCCAATTTATCATTTTACGCATGGACGAAGCCGGAGAACGGATTCCCTTGACCATTGCCGATTTTAATCGGCAAAAAGGCACCATCACCCTTATTTTCCAGGAAGTCGGCTGCTCCACCCGCCATCTGGGACGATTAGGCGCCGGCGACTCCATTCTGGACGTAGCTGGTCCCCTGGGACAAGCCACCCACATTGAAAAATTCGGTACCGTCGTCTGTATTGGCGGTGGTATCGGCGTAGCTCCTGTCTATCCAATCGCCCGGGCCTACCATGAGGCCGGCAATAAGGTCATCTCTATTATCGGCGCCCGCAATGCCGAACTGTTAATCATGGAAGACGAAATGCGCCAAGTCAGCGAGAGTCTGCATATTACCACCGACGACGGCTCCAAAGGGCGAAAAGGCCTGGTTATTGACCCTCTGAAAGAACTGATCGCAGCCGGAGAAGACATCCGTCTGGTCATGGCCATCGGCCCGGTCATTATGATGAAAAGCGTGGCGGAAGTAACCCGCCCCCATAGCATTAAAACCCTGGTCAGCTTAAACCCCATCATGGTCGACGGCACCGGAATGTGCGGTGGCTGCCGGGTCAGTGTTGCCAATAAAAATAAATTCGCCTGTGTGGACGGCCCGGAATTTGACGGACATGAAGTCGACTTCGTCGGATTAATGGCCCGGCAGCGTATGTACCATGAAGCAGAGCGGATCGAACGGGAAGCGGGGAGTTGCTCATGCCATCACTAA
- a CDS encoding amidohydrolase encodes MTKLLLKGGEVLLPNGQVKQADVAIENNVIAYVDDIPQTWQPEKTIHCSDKLIAPGLVNTHTHAAMTLFRSYADDMALMDWLQKKIWPAEAKLVAQDVYWGTMLAIAEMLKSGTTTFADMYFFMDEVAKAVDQSGIRAVLSRGMSGVTPTAQQALTESEEFFRTFHGFADGRITVMLGPHAPYTCPPDYLKKVISLAEKLGAQIHIHLSETEGEVLDCLKAYGKSPIALMEELGLLGHGVLAAHCVHVSAEDIAIMQRHKVRVAHNPGSNMKLASGVAPVPAMLAAGLPVGLGTDGASSNNNLDMLEELRLAALLHKVHELNPLLVPAKTAVDMATAMGAQAVGLEDAIGSIQKGFKADLVIWNMHNLRWCPRHDRISLLTYSASAQDVHTVIVNGHIVVDNQKLVTIDEEKLLFEVQQRGMRLVRDR; translated from the coding sequence TTGACAAAGCTATTATTAAAAGGCGGGGAGGTCCTGCTGCCAAACGGTCAGGTGAAACAAGCCGATGTGGCGATAGAGAATAATGTTATTGCCTATGTTGACGATATTCCGCAAACCTGGCAGCCTGAAAAGACGATTCACTGCAGTGACAAACTGATTGCTCCCGGTTTGGTTAATACCCATACCCATGCGGCCATGACCCTGTTTCGCAGCTATGCCGACGATATGGCCTTAATGGATTGGCTGCAGAAAAAAATTTGGCCGGCTGAGGCCAAACTCGTCGCTCAGGACGTATATTGGGGGACCATGCTGGCCATTGCCGAAATGCTGAAATCAGGCACAACGACCTTTGCCGATATGTATTTTTTCATGGACGAAGTGGCTAAAGCCGTTGACCAAAGCGGCATCAGGGCTGTTTTATCCCGGGGAATGTCAGGAGTCACTCCTACCGCCCAGCAGGCGCTGACCGAAAGTGAAGAATTTTTCCGCACCTTTCATGGTTTTGCCGACGGCCGGATCACAGTCATGTTGGGGCCCCATGCCCCCTATACCTGTCCGCCGGATTATCTGAAAAAGGTGATTAGCTTGGCGGAAAAATTAGGAGCGCAGATTCATATTCATTTATCAGAAACAGAGGGTGAAGTTCTGGACTGTCTGAAAGCATACGGTAAGTCACCGATTGCCCTGATGGAAGAACTGGGCCTCTTGGGGCATGGCGTGCTGGCCGCCCACTGCGTGCATGTTTCCGCCGAGGATATCGCAATCATGCAGCGTCATAAGGTACGCGTAGCCCACAATCCGGGCAGTAATATGAAACTGGCCAGCGGCGTGGCGCCGGTTCCGGCCATGCTGGCTGCAGGACTGCCAGTAGGGTTGGGAACGGACGGGGCTTCCAGCAATAATAATTTGGATATGCTGGAAGAGCTGAGACTAGCTGCCTTATTGCACAAAGTACACGAACTGAATCCACTGCTTGTCCCGGCTAAAACAGCAGTGGACATGGCCACAGCAATGGGAGCGCAAGCAGTTGGCCTGGAAGATGCCATAGGCAGTATCCAGAAAGGGTTTAAAGCCGATCTTGTGATTTGGAATATGCATAACCTACGCTGGTGCCCGCGTCATGATAGAATCTCTTTATTAACATACTCCGCCAGCGCTCAGGATGTTCATACCGTTATTGTCAACGGTCATATTGTAGTTGATAACCAAAAGCTGGTGACCATTGACGAAGAAAAACTCTTATTTGAAGTGCAGCAACGGGGCATGCGGCTGGTGCGTGACCGTTAG